CCGGAATCGGCCAGGATGGTGACGATGGTGTGGCCCGGGCCCATCTCGCGGGCCAGCCGGTGGGCGCCGCAGATGTTGATGCCCGACGAGCCGCCCAGGCAGAGCCCTTCCTGAAGCAGGATGTCGAAGACATAGGGCAGCCATTCGGGGTCCGGGATCTGCAAGGGGACATCCACCTCCAGCCCCTCCAGGTTGGCGGTGATGCGGCCCTGGCCGATGCCCTCGGTGATGGATGAGCCTTCGGCCTTCAGCTCACCGTGCTTGTAGTAGTGGTAAAGCGCCGCCCCCAGGGGATCGGCCAGGCCCACGACAACGCCGGGATTCTGGCTTTTCAAGTAACTCGCCACGCCGGCCAGGGTGCCGACGGCGCAGATGAAGGCGTCGACGCTGCCCTCGGTCTGCTGCCAGATCTCGGGGCCGGTGGTCTCGGTGTGGCCATCACGGTTGGCCACGTTGTCGAACTGGTTGGCCCAGATGGCGCCTTGGGGCTCGCTGGCGGCCAGTTCCTGGGCCAGCCGGCCCGAGACTTTGACGTAGTTGCCCGGATTCTTGTAGGGCGCCGCCGGAACTTCCCGCAGTTCGGCGCCGCAAAGCCTGAGCATGTCTTTCTTTTCCTGGCTCTGGGTCTCGGGAATGACGATCACGGTGCGATAGCCCCGGGCGTTGCCGACCAGCGCCAGGCCGATGCCGGTGTTGCCGGCGGTGCCCTCGACGATGGTGCCACCCGGCTTGAGTTCGCCCCGGCGTTCGGCGTCCTTGATGATGAATAGCGCCGCCCGGTCCTTGACCGAGCCGCCGGGATTGAGGAACTCGGCCTTGCCCAGGATCTCGCAGCCGGTCTCGTCGGAGAGCCGGTTGAGGCGGATCAGCGGGGTCTGGCCGATGCTGTCGATGAAACCTTGGCGGACGTCCATGGCGGTTCCGAAACGGGGGCGGCGCGGGGGTTGGGTTAGGGCGGGGCCGGTCAAGGAATGTAATAGCGTCCGGCGATGCCTCAGGTCCAGCGCGCTTTCAGATCCTGGTGGTTGAGGGCCAGCCAGAGCAGGCTGATCAGGGCCTGGCCGGTGGTGATGCGGTTCTGGCGCACCATCTCCTCGGCCTCGGTGCGCGGCACGACCAGCACCTTGATGTTCTCGTCCTCGTAATCGAGGCCGTAAACACCGCCGGCGCCCTCACTGTCGACGCGGCCAACGAAGAGCCAGTTGTATTCGCTGACCACACCGACCGAGGGAAAGGTGCTGTTGATGGCTTCCAGTTCCTGGATGGTGCAGCCGGCCTCCTCCATCGCCTCGCGGCGCACCACCTGTTCTGGTTCCTCGCCTTCTTCGACGATGCCGGCGACCACTTCGATGGTCCAGGGGTGGTGGCCGGCGGTGAAGGCGCCGATGCGAAACTGCTCGATCAGCAGCACCTCGTCGCGCACCGGGTCATAGGGCAGCACCGTGGCGGCGTGGCCGCGTTCCATCACTTCGCGCCAGATCGGCCGGCCCATGCCGCCGCCGAACTGTTCGTGGCGCAGGCAGTATTTGTCGGCCCGGTAGTAGTCTTGATAAAGCGCTTTGCGTTCCAGCACCTCGACGGCGCGGGGTCCCTTGGTCATGGCGATCTCCGGG
The sequence above is a segment of the Alphaproteobacteria bacterium genome. Coding sequences within it:
- a CDS encoding cysteine synthase A, whose product is MDVRQGFIDSIGQTPLIRLNRLSDETGCEILGKAEFLNPGGSVKDRAALFIIKDAERRGELKPGGTIVEGTAGNTGIGLALVGNARGYRTVIVIPETQSQEKKDMLRLCGAELREVPAAPYKNPGNYVKVSGRLAQELAASEPQGAIWANQFDNVANRDGHTETTGPEIWQQTEGSVDAFICAVGTLAGVASYLKSQNPGVVVGLADPLGAALYHYYKHGELKAEGSSITEGIGQGRITANLEGLEVDVPLQIPDPEWLPYVFDILLQEGLCLGGSSGINICGAHRLAREMGPGHTIVTILADSG
- a CDS encoding NUDIX domain-containing protein, coding for MTKGPRAVEVLERKALYQDYYRADKYCLRHEQFGGGMGRPIWREVMERGHAATVLPYDPVRDEVLLIEQFRIGAFTAGHHPWTIEVVAGIVEEGEEPEQVVRREAMEEAGCTIQELEAINSTFPSVGVVSEYNWLFVGRVDSEGAGGVYGLDYEDENIKVLVVPRTEAEEMVRQNRITTGQALISLLWLALNHQDLKARWT